A single region of the Mustela lutreola isolate mMusLut2 chromosome 2, mMusLut2.pri, whole genome shotgun sequence genome encodes:
- the REXO1 gene encoding RNA exonuclease 1 homolog isoform X4 produces MCVVFEAPLPGKGREKPTHSSVTSPGGRIPMRWAGGPLEIQQCSASVQVPRLGYDPYNPELPKPPVQRENGALGRGDEPRSDILELELVNQAIEAVRSEVELEQRRYQELLETAREHSSTEAPAVAPRGPATCPTAGLDEDAFPLSFDYNPGGRRSLLGPDASYQPSPLAAATEPGSKYSLASLGRAQGRGGGGGGTLEYVPKAVSQPQRHGRPVPSSKYVLDDSKPSTDLEYDPLSNFSARLLSRASSKDDRAPKRPRGSRGSEPYTPALKKPCDPFAGCDARFSDSDDDAAATPAVVPITTSPPRAQAGPESKAPGQSGSREGQDAEEGGPRETKEMAVQYDVEDLGQPPKDPGGTPVAKPSSPARASQEPSGSKQGRPKKKSGAAAVPSLKDGIRKKDKGGGGARGRPAGKPCADRKGPQAGSPRHRTEPPEGTKKKPSSATLVASSGKSRPDRGGVPQLPNRTGGKTASGKLAERKARSLDEGPPRDAPKLQKRALSHADLFGDESEDEGPGPAAPPAAPPRLSSTSDSDSDSDSDSSLGGSPARGPRKRLKAPQPTRPAPASPSSCSSSSSGPGGGVDYSALEKEVDFDSDPMEECLRIFNESTSVKTEDRGRLARQTPKEEKTEDKGHSGLTTLFPGQKRRISHLSKPGKEAEPVRRGPAPPARPPTAQEVCYRRAQQAQRDSASWLQAPQQPAEKPSSVHISAPGEKRRIAHVPNPRLAAAPTGAKRALAASSSQPPDGPEPGSQPLKARTLSGMASKTTTTITPKRVAHSPSLQSLKKPIIPKEFGGKVPTVIRQRYLNLFIEECLKFCSSNQEAIEKALNEEKVAYDRSPSKNIYLNVAVNTLKKLRGLVPSSAPGLTKTSGRRLVSHEMVLGGKLATKTSFSLSRPSSPRVEDLKGAALYGRLKEYLLTEDQLKENGYPFPHPERPGGAVLFTAEEKKPKDSSCRICCRCGTEYLVSASGRCVREEECYYHWGRLRRNRVAGGWETQYTCCSAAIGSTGCQVAKQHVQDGRKENLEGFVKTFDKELSEDAHPGIFALDCEMSYTTYGLELTRVTVVDTDMHVVYDTFVKPDNEIVDYNTRFSGVTAADLADTSISLRDVQAVLLSMFSADTVLIGHSLESDLLALKVIHSTVVDTSVLFPHRLGLPYKRSLRNLMADYLRQIIQDNVDGHSSSEDASACMHLVIWKIREDAKTKR; encoded by the exons ATGTGCGTAGTGTTCGAAGCCCCTCTCCCTGGCAAGGGTAGGGAGAAGCCCACCCATTCATCTGTGACCAGCCCCGGGGGCCGTATTCCCATGAGGTGGGCTGGAGGCCCCCTTGAGATCCAGCAGTGCAGCGCCTCCGTGCAAGTGCCCA GGCTCGGTTATGATCCGTACAACCCCGAGCTGCCCAAGCCCCCCGTGCAGAGGGAGAATGGAGCGCTGGGCCGGGGGGACGAGCCCCGCTCGGACATCCTGGAACTGGAGCTGGTCAACCAGGCCATCGAGGCCGTGCGCTCGGAGGTAGAGCTCGAGCAGCGGAGGTACCAAGAGCTCCTGGAGACGGCCCGCGAACACAGCTCCACTGAGGCCCCCGCCGTGGCGCCCCGTGGCCCTGCCACTTGCCCCACCGCCGGCCTGGACGAGGATGCCTTCCCACTGTCCTTTGATTACAACCCTGGTGGCCGCCGCAGCCTGTTGGGCCCTGATGCCAGCTACCAGCCTAGTCCTCTGGCCGCTGCCACCGAGCCAGGTAGCAAGTACTCCCTGGCCTCTCTGGGTCGGGCGCAGGGCcgaggtggggggggcggtggcaCCCTGGAGTACGTCCCCAAGGCTGTGAGCCAGCCCCAGCGACACGGCCGCCCCGTCCCCAGCAGCAAGTACGTGCTGGACGACTCCAAGCCGTCCACGGACCTGGAGTATGACCCACTGTCCAACTTCTCCGCCCGGCTGCTCAGCAGGGCCAGCTCCAAGGACGACAGGGCCCCCAAAAGGCCCAGGGGCTCCCGGGGCAGTGAGCCCTACACACCTGCCCTCAAGAAGCCCTGCGACCCCTTTGCCGGCTGCGATGCCAGGTTTTCAGACTCCGATGACGATGCCGCCGCGACTCCGGCCGTTGTGCCTATCACCACCAGCCCCCCGAGAGCTCAGGCGGGCCCTGAGAGCAAGGCGCCTGGGCAGTCAGGCTCCAGGGAGGGCCAGGACGCTGAGGAGGGCGGCCCGCGGGAGACCAAGGAGATGGCGGTGCAGTATGACGTGGAGGACCTCGGGCAGCCCCCCAAGGACCCTGGGGGGACGCCCGTGGCCAAGCCCAGCTCTCCGGCCAGGGCCTCCCAGGAGCCCAGTGGCTCCAAGCAGGGAAGACCCAAGAAGAAGAGTGGGGCAGCGGCCGTCCCCAGCCTCAAGGACGGCATCCGGAAGAAGGACAAGGGCGGAGGCGGAGCGCGCGGGAGGCCAGCCGGGAAGCCCTGTGCAGACCGGAAGGGCCCGCAGGCTGGCAGCCCCCGGCATAGGACCGAGCCGCCCGAAGGGACCAAGAAAAAGCCATCTTCGGCCACCCTGGTGGCCAGCTCAGGGAAAAGCCGGCCTGACCGTGGGGGTGTCCCCCAGCTGCCGAACAGGACCGGCGGGAAGACCGCGTCGGGCAAGCTGGCGGAGCGGAAGGCCCGCTCCCTGGACGAGGGGCCCCCCCGGGACGCCCCGAAGCTGCAGAAGCGGGCCCTGAGCCACGCAGACCTCTTCGGGGATGAGAGCGAGGATGAGGGCCCGGGACCCGCggcgccccccgccgccccgccccgcctcagCTCCACCTCCGACTCGGACTCGGACTCGGACTCCGACAGCAGCCTGGGCGGCTCGCCCGCTCGGGGCCCGCGCAAGCGCCTCAAGGCCCCCCAGCCCACCaggcctgcccctgcctctccctcctcgtGCTCCTCGTCCTCCTCGGGGCCGGGCGGGGGTGTGGACTACTCCGCCCTGGAGAAGGAGGTCGACTTTGACTCGGACCCCATGGAGGAGTGTCTGCGCATCTTCAACGAGTCCACCAGCGTCAAGACGGAGGACAGGGGCCGGCTGGCCCGGCAG ACCCCCAAGGAAGAGAAGACCGAAGACAAGGGGCATTCGGGGCTGACCACTCTGTTCCCCGGGCAGAAGAGGAGGATTTCTCATCTCTCCAAGCCAGGCAAGGAG GCGGAGCCCGTGAGGAGAGGCCCAGCTCCCCCCGCCCGGCCTCCCACCGCCCAGGAGGTGTGCTATCGGCGGGCCCAGCAGGCCCAGAGGGACTCCGCCAGCTGGCTGCAGGCCCCCCAGCAGCCAGCGGAGAAGCCCTCCTCCGTCCACATCTCAGCCCCTGGCGAGAAGAGGAGGATCGCGCACGTCCCCAACCCCCGCCTGGCTGCCG CCCCCACAGGTGCCAAGAGGGCCCTCGCCGCCAGCAGCAGCCAACCTCCCGATGGCCCCGAGCCGGGCAGCCAGCCCCTGAAGGCGCGCACGTTGTCAGGCATGGCGTCCaagaccaccaccaccatcacccccaAGCGCGTCGCCCACAGCCCGTCTTTACAG AGTTTAAAGAAGCCCATTATCCCGAAAGAGTTTGGGGGCAAAGTCCCCACGGTCATCCGCCAACGGTATCTCAACCTGTTCATTGAGGAGTGCCTCAAGTTCTGCTCCTCAAACCAGGAAGCCATAGAGAAG GCGCTGAACGAGGAGAAGGTGGCCTATGACCGCAGCCCCAGCAAGAACATCTACCTGAACGTGGCCGTGAACACACTGAAGAAGCTGCGGGGCCTGGTCCCCAGCTCCGCGCCCGGGCTCACCA AAACCAGTGGCCGGAGGCTTGTGTCCCATGAGATGGTGCTGGGGGGCAAATTGGCCACCAAGACCAGCTTCTCGCTCAGCCGCCCGAGCAGCCCCCGAGTGGAGGACCTGAAAG GGGCCGCCCTGTATGGCCGTCTCAAGGAGTATCTGCTCACCGAGGACCAGCTCAAAGAGAATGGCTACCCCTTCCCTCACCCCGAGCGGCCGGGGGGGGCCGTCCTCTTCACGGCCGAGGAGAAGAAGCCCAAGGACT CGTCCTGCCGGATCTGCTGCCGGTGTGGCACCGAGTACCTCGTGTCTGCGTCCGGCCGCTGCGTGCGTGAGGAGGAGTGCTACTACCACTGGGGGCGGCTCCGCCGGAACCGGG TGGCCGGCGGCTGGGAGACCCAGTACACGTGCTGCTCAGCCGCCATCGGCTCCACTGGCTGTCAGGTCGCCAAG CAACACGTGCAGGACGGCCGGAAGGAGAACCTCGAAGGCTTTGTCAAGACTTTCGATAAAGAACTTTCGGAAGACGCTCACCCCGGGATCTTCGCCCTCGACTGTGAAATG TCCTACACCACGTATGGCCTGGAGCTGACGCGCGTCACGGTAGTGGACACAGACATGCACGTGGTGTACGACACCTTCGTCAAGCCGGACAACGAGATCGTGGACTACAACACCAG GTTTTCAGGGGTGACGGCGGCCGACCTCGCCGACACGAGCATCTCGCTCCGGGACGTCCAGGCCGTCCTGCTGAGCATGTTCAGTGCCGACACCGTTCTCATCGGACACAGCCTGGAGAGCGACCTGCTGGCCTTGAAG GTCATCCACAGCACTGTGGTGGACACGTCCGTGCTCTTCCCGCACCGCCTGGGCCTCCCGTACAAGCGCTCCCTGCGGAACCTCATGGCCGACTACCTCAGACAGATCATCCAGGACAATG TGGATGGGCACAGCTCCAGCGAGGACGCCAGCGCCTGCATGCACCTGGTCATCTGGAAGATCCGAGAAGACGCCAAGACCAAGCGGTGA